The Sphingobacteriales bacterium genomic sequence ATTGGTCTTATATTTTTTTAAACAATTTAAATATTCAAATCATGAAAAATAAAACAATAATAGGAACAGCTTTTATAGCGTGTGGAATTTTACTATTAAATTCTTGTTCTTCTATTCCTAAAAATGCAAAACCAGTTCAGAACTTTGATGTTCATCGGTATTTAGGCACTTGGTATGAAGTAGCCCGTTTTGATTTTCGGTTTGAAAAAGATTTAGACAATACATCTGCCCAATATCGTTTGGATAAAAAAGGAAATGTAATTGTGTTGAACAGTGGCTATAACTTTGTGAAAAACAAATGGAGCAAGGCAGATGGTTTGGCAAAGTTTAGAGGCGATAAATATGT encodes the following:
- a CDS encoding lipocalin family protein — translated: MKNKTIIGTAFIACGILLLNSCSSIPKNAKPVQNFDVHRYLGTWYEVARFDFRFEKDLDNTSAQYRLDKKGNVIVLNSGYNFVKNKWSKADGLAKFRGDKYVAALKVSFFGPFYSGYNVVALDENYQYALIAGKDLDYLWILSRTKTIPEEIKSKYLKIANEIGYDTSKLIWVNHDKNDNPYLNEN